DNA sequence from the Shewanella piezotolerans WP3 genome:
CTTTTCTCGCCTTGCCCTGCAGCGGTTTTAAACTAATCTGTATCATTAGCTATGATGTCACTATGTGTGACCTAGCTATAAACGCAAGGAGTGTTGAGATGTCAGCAACAGCATTACCCAAGATGGTTCCGGCGGCCTTTATGTCGGTGGTATTAATTTGGTCAACAACGCCACTAGGGATCGTATGGAGCAGTGAGTCAGTGCATCCAACAATGGCGGTTTTATTGCGTATGTTGATAGCCTTGTTACTGGGCTCGATAATCATCTTACTCATGCGTATTCGCTTACCGTGGAACCCCACTGCCAGAAAGCTATACACAGTCTCCTCAATAGGAATAGTAGGAGGCATGTTACTGAGTTACTTTGCCGCGCGTTACCTGCCTTCAGGCACCATGTCGTTGATTTTTGGCTTATCGCCCTTAATCTCAGGCTTACTCGCGCAGAAAATACTGAATGAACCTAAGTTTAGTCCAATGCGCTTCCTCGCTCTGGCAATTGCATTTACCGGTCTTGGCATCGTTTGCTCCGCTAAACTTTCACTAGCAAGTGATAGCTGGGTTGGCTTGCTACTGATTTTAACCGCGGTAAGTTTATTTAGTTTAAGCGGCGTATTGATAAAAACAGTGAAGATAAACATTCATCCGATAGCCAGTACCGTTGGGGCACTTATCTATTCGACACCGATGTTTGCTATTGCCTGGTTACTCTTTGATGGAACCGTGCCAGTGGATACTTGGCAGCCACGCTCATTAATGGCAATCGTTTACTTAGGTGTATTTGGCTCGTTAATTGGCTTTATTGCTTACTTCTATGTATTACAGCACCTCAACGCCAGCACTGTAGCATTAGTCACTCTCATTACCCCGGTGTTCGCGATGATACTAGGTGCACAACTTAATGGTGAGGCGATAACCCAAGCCTTGGCTATTGGCGCCAGCTTTGTGTTAACCGGGTTAGCACTGTTTCAGTTTGGTGATCAGTTACGCACTCGATTAATTAAGAACGCTAGCACTAAATAATACAGGTCAGAAGCAGCTGACAACAGTTAGTGCTCAATGCCGAATTAACTCGCCATTGAGCACTTTAAACAAACCGTTACTGATACGTTTTACCTTGGTGTTTTAGCCAACCACCAAGATGGCGACCATTAGGATCATAATGCGTCCAATGCACCACGCCGCCGCGATCGTTATGCTCATATTGGCCATAAAAGCTCACGGTATCCCCCTCTTTCAAACTATTAATCTTCGGGGCTAAATCGATATTATGAGCAATTAACAGAGTTTGTCCGTTATTGAGTTTAATAATAAACCGCTGATGGCGGCTGCCCTTATTATCATCGGCAAGTATTCTAGTGACCACACCGCTACTCTTTACCTGAATGCCACTTTGCTGTTGCTTAAACGCTTGGCTTATTGGCGAGTAATCAGCTGCAACAGCATTTGAAATAACCGGCAGTGCAGTATTTGCAGTCATTGGCGCTATGGTTTTGTTATAAACAAAACTGGCAATCGCCAATACCACCAGCATTATCGCAATACGATATAGCACGCCTTTAATTGGCTTTTGCGGCTTAACAGGTTTTATTGCTGCTTTACGTCGTTTATTGCCATCACTACCGCTTTCGCTCTCTCCAATACAAGCAGCAAATGCCCGTTGCTTGCCATCGGCTTGCACCTCTATTTGAAAGTCGACCACATCGCCTACCTGAGGACGTCTCCCCATAGGCTCAAGTGCAGACATATGCATAAATACATCTTGTGTTGCCTGCTCGCTGCCTTGCACCTCACACCTGATAAAACCATAGCCTTTACTGTCATTCCAGCGAACTATTTGTCCCTTCTTTATCACTCTTTCTCTTCTCCCAAAAAGCGTTGCTTGATTGTATTCGGCCAAAGCACTTTATAAGGCTCAAGTTGTGCAAACAATCCGTGGTATATATCTAATGCTACCAAGGCATCAGTAGCGGCATACAAAACTTGCTCATTCGATAAAGGCATGTCAAGTGGCAATGCCCAGTTCGATAACGTCACCCGTTTACTCTTAGGTAATTTAAGCGACAATACACTTGCCGCAATCTGTACTGTCCCCATCTGTTTCGCTGCGCCTAGCTGATTCATCAGCCAATTGAGATCTAACATTGGGCTTAGGACAATATTGAAATCACGCTTCATCGCGTTCACATCACTGCGAAGTCCAATGCCAAGCTTAAGAATATTCGATTGCTCAGACAGTACCTCTGCTAGCGCAGCTTTAAAGATAGATACATTCCTACCAACCATTCTAAACAAGTAACAGTGGCTCGCCGTCGCAATTTGAATCAAAGAGACGGGGTTGCTATTGCGACGACCTTTTTCAAAAGTTGCTGCAGTTTCAGTGTCAAACCCAATCCATTGCTGAGCGTTAATATCAGTTATCGCCGCCGCTAAGGTATCGCTGGTTACGATAGATATTTGCCGCTCGTTTCCATCAAGATGCTCAGCAATATTTTGCACTTTGTCGACACGATAGTCTGCAAGTGCTGCAACTTCCTTGTCACTCATGCGACTAATAAGGTGCGTTCGCAGCAGCAACCAATCAAACTTTTGCTGGTTTCTCTCATTCGTTATTGAACCGAAAAAAGCCTGCTCCGCCGCTTCCATCGCAGCAAAATAAGCCTCAGTTTCAGCCCCGAGCGCCCGCCTTATTTGTACTGATTTATCGGCCGCTAGGGCAAATTTATATAAACTCATACCAATTCCCAGCGCATTAATCTGCATAGTACCTTGCTATAGATTAACGAATCATAACGCGAAACAGCTACGTATTGCGTAAAAAACCGCAACTGTTAGTATCTAATACCAACAAAAATAACAGTAAACTAAGACAGTGAACGTCATGAAAAATATGCAGAAATGGATTTATCCCGCGCTATTCGCACTAAGTTGCAACGCCCATGCTCAAACGACTCTGATAAAAAATGTTAACGGCTACAGTATCAATAATGGCCAACTTAGTACTTTTGATGCGATAGAGTTCAAAGATGACAAAATAACCCGCCTCTACAACAAGCAGCAGCCCAGCATAAGCAGCGATATGCGAATTATTGATGCTGATGGTAAAACCATGCTACCAGGGCTAATTGATGCCCATGGCCATGTGCTTGGTTGGGGGCTCAATTTGATGCGCACTAATCTGCGCGGCAGCTTATCAGAAGCTGAAGCAGTTGAGCGTACCCGTCAGTTTCGCCAACAAAACCCAGAGCTTACTTGGGTACAAGGCCGAGGCTGGAACCAAGTTTTGTGGCAAAGCAAAACCTTCCCTACCGCTACAACACTGGATGAGCACTTTCCCGACACGCCTGTGTGGCTAAGGCGAGTTGATGGCCATGCAGGCTGGGCGAATAGTGCAGCAATGAAGTTAGCGGGGATTAATAAAGACAGCAAAGCGCCCGCTGGCGGAGAGATAATACGCAACGAAGCTGGAGAACCAAGCGGGGTGTTTATCGATAATGCGATGAGTTTGATAAGCCAAGCTATTCCGCCACTTAGTATCACCGAACAGGAAGCTGTATTAAAAACCGCGATGACTGATCTAGCGAGCCTAGGCTTAACCAGTGTTCACGATGCTGGCGTGGGCAGCAACACCATTATCGCCTATAAGAATTTAGCCAACAAAGATGAGATGCCAATTCGGGTATACGGCATGGTTGCAGCAGGAGATAGTCAATTTAATAAGCTAATGGCAAAAGGCCCATATCAGCATCAATCGCAAAAACTTGATTTTAGCAGCGTTAAGATCTCCGCTGATGGCGCCTTGGGCAGCCGAGGGGCTGCGTTAATAGAGGATTATTCAGATCTGCACGGCCATAAAGGGCTGCTATTGCATAGCAATAAACAGCTAAAGAGCTATATGCTAACCGCTATGCAGGCAGGGTTTCAGGTCAATACCCATGCTATTGGCGATCATGCCAATAAGTTAGTTTTAGACTCCTATGAGGCTCTAATTAAGCAAACCAATACTAAGGCTTTGCGTCATCGAGTAGAGCATGCACAAATCCTCCGCCTTGATGATATCCCACGCTTTGCCAAACTAGGGGTTGTAGCGTCTATGCAAGCGACCCATGCCACCAGCGATAAAAACATGGCAGAAGACCGAGTCGGTGCCGATCGTATTAAAGGCGCCTATGCTTGGCAAAAACTACTCAATGCTAATGCAGTCATTGCCGCAGGTTCAGATTTTCCTGTTGAATCAGCCAACCCTTTTTACGGTTTACATGCTTCAGTTACCCGGCAAGATCATGATAACCAACCAGATGAAGGCTGGTATACAGATGAGAGCATGACCATAGCTCAAGCGCTAACAAGCTTCACTACGGCAGCGGCTTTTTCAGCGCACCAAGAGCACCAAATAGGCAGCTTAGCTAAAGGAATGAAGGCCGATTTCATCTTCATTGATCGTGATATTGTCAAAACTGATGCCAGCCAAATCTGGCAAGCTAAGGTGCTACAAACATGGGTTGATGGACAGGTGGTATTTAATATCGAAGATAAGTAGCACAATAATCCAACAGTTAAATAATTTGCCATTTTACCGATACAAGCGAGCCCCTGAGCTCGCTTTTTTAACGTTAATAAAGCGCATGGTCCGCGACCAACAGCCATTACAATAGTTGCCGCCTTGCGCAACAAAGTGTTAACCTTTCACGCTAGAGCAAAAAAACACTAAGTTCTACTTAACTGAATATATTAATAAAAACTAAAAGCTGTCACGTTAAAGCAGGAAGATTTATAACATGGATAACGCCGCTTGGTACAAGAAGCCCGAGATGATCGTAGCGCTTTCTGCACTACTGATCAGCATAGTCACTACTGTGGTCGGGATCTATTCGGCTTATATCGATAGAGCTTATGCTCGCGCATCTGTTTGGCCTAGAGTTGAAATTGCTAGAAGTTTTGGCAAAACATTTTTTAACTATCAAATAGCCAATAATGGTACAGGTCCCGCTATCATCAAACATGCAGCAATTAGTTATAAATCTAAACCGATAAAAATATGGACAGACATTCCCGAACTACCGTATATAACTCAGTCACATCTCGGCAATAGAATTATGCCAGCAGAAAGCATTATTAAGCCCCTTACTTATGAAGGCGCTCAATACCAACAGTTCTTAGCAATTGATGACGATATTAAAATCAGTCTATGTTACTGCTCTATCTACGATGAGTGCTGGCTCGTTGACAGAGAAACAGCACCAAAATCAGTCAGCGAATGTGTGATTGAGGAACCTCTGCGCTTTAAACAATAACAACTTACTTGAAGCTGCTTGTCACAATCTGCATAAAGAGTTTAACGCTATAAAACCGAGTTCCATCACCTAAGAACTCGGAGACAACCTCGTAAAACCAACAGCTTAAGTTTCAAGATTCGTTTTCGGGATATTACCAAATCGACCACTTTGGTAATCATCAATAGCTTGACGGATCTCAGCTTGGCTATTCATCACAAATGGCCCCATATGCACAATCTCTTCTTTGATTGGCGTACCGGTCAAGAGCAACATTCCCGCCCCTGTATTGCTAGTAACTAAATTCACCGCTTTGCTTGAATCAAGAAGCAATAGTTGCTGCGCACTATAACGCTTACCTTGGGCGATGAGCTCTCCCGAGTAGAGGTAAATGCCAACAAAAGACTGCTTTAACGCTAACTCTGCACTACCGTTAGCCTCAATACTAATATCTGCTATTGCAGCACTACCAGCAAGCTCTTCAATCGGACCAGCTAAAGACTGTCCAGCAAACTGCCAGTTGCCAGCAAGCGCTCTTAACTGTGCTCCAGTTGTATTTTTGTACTCTGGGATCGGCGTAGTCGTCGTGTCTTGATAACGGGCAGGACGCATCTTTTCACTGGCAGGCATATTGAGCCAAATCTGAAAACCATGCAGCCCAGTATCAGTATCGGCTAACGGCATCTCAGAGTGAATGACTCCACTTCCAGTACTCATCCACTGCACATCGCCAGCCTGAATCGCTTTTACATTGCCAAGCTGATCTCTGTGCTCCATGCCACCTTTAAGAATGTAGGAGAAGGTTTCAATTCCGCGGTGGGGATGTGGAGGAAAGCCACCAATATAATCGGCTTCATCATCGGATTTAAGCTCATCGATCATTAAGAATGGATCAAAATGGCCGCGGCTAAAGTCAGCAAGCCGTGTAATATTCACTCCATCGCCATCTGTAGTTTGATGCGCTGGATATTGTTTAATTATATTCATCTGTTTCACCTAAAGAGTTTTCATTGCCTTTAAGTTAACAAACACAGATTAGAATGAATAACGCGAAATAGTGCAATATCCATTCGATTTATTAGAATGGATGATCAACCATAACCCAACCATTAGTGGCTTCATCTGAATGAGCGATATCAAAGCGAATAACTATCCCTGCGGTTAACGCTCTTAACGATAAGCCGTAATCCACTTTTAAATCAGACAGTAATGTACTGGCAGTATACTCTGGAGCCACTCTTCCCGCTTCAACAAACCCTACAACCTGGAACCAATCTAAGCGTAAAAACTTAAGCCAATTAATATCTTCGATAGGATTATATTTTAAGGTGTAGCGGTATTCCGCACTGGTATAAATGGCCGCTTTATCATGGAAGCGGTTTTGATCAAAACCGCGCATGCGGTAGAAACCACCCAAGGTCGCCCCTTCATTGTAAGGAGCATTGTTGGTAACTTGGCGTCCGCCTTGGTCATCGTACTCCAGCTCCCAAGAGGGTGAGTACCCAGTCCAGAAGTTAAGTGCAAGTATACGTTGGCTAGCATACTCTGACTCGCCAAACGAAAAATACTTACTCATATCAAGATTCATAAAGGTCCACTCATTGTCAGAGTCTAACCAAGCTGCATCATGTGAAACTGAGAAGTACTGGCTACTGCCTGTTGATGGGTTAACCGAAAAATCGGTATTGTCATACAAGATCCCAAGCTCGATAGCGTGGATAGTGCCATCAAGTTCGTCATCTGCAAACTCAAAACTTTGGTACCGATTAAACTGCCGTAGCACCACCACTGTTGCCCCACTTTCCAGCGGATTCCAACTATCACCACCGCTTGGTTCTGAAATAAGTAAGCCATTTTCAAGCTTATATTCCACCATACCTTTATCTTTTGTCGCCCCTATAGGCAAAGCGTATTCTAGCTTTATATCAAACCAATTAGAGGAACCATCCGCCTCTAAAAACTGCAAATTAGTGGAGTCATTGCTCCCCGGTAGCGGTGTACCTGCTGGGATAAACTCCCGCCCCGCTCCAGCGTATGCACGCTGATCCGGATAATAACCAAGAAAACCATAAGTACTTAAGAAGAACCGTTCGGTTTTCGGTAGTTTAAAATTCCAAACGCCTAACCCTGCCCCTCTACTTACATCACCACCAAATACGGTGCCACCAATCGTCATTTGGTCTTGGAAATAACCACTCAGCATGCCGCCCAGACCGATGTTAAGCCCCATAGAATCGGAATTAAAAAAATAGGGAAGTAGCAGTTTTTCCTTTACGTTGTCAGGGGTTTCAGCCCTATCTATTGAGGTTTTTACATTGGCAGCAGGTGCGGCCAACACGCTAACCGGTGTCATGATACCGAGACAAAGAGAAATACAACAAACAAGGCGAATATCCATATCTATTACTTTCATCATATTTCCTCTAAAGACGACTCCGCGATTGATATTTAAGCAAAGTTTTTCAGCTCTGCTCTATACTTATTGAAAATATATCAAATCCTACTTGAATACATTTCGCTTTTAACAGGTCTTTTACAATAAAACATAGCAGGATTAATAGTATGACTCGACAAATATTCATAACCGTAGCGTTAACATTTTCAACATTGGTATTTTCAAGTAACTCTTTTTCCGCAGACTCAACCGCCAAAGTCGGCCAGAGTGATGGCGAAATAGCCATGCTTAATGGAAAAGCAATGGCATGGGTAGCAGAAACGAAGCAGTGGCTTAGCATTGAAGATTTTTGGCAAAATTGGGCTGACGGCCGTGGTGGTATTACTTGGGGAAGTAGTAAAGACTATCCACCTTACGAACAGGTCAAAGAGCAGGATACCTTTCTAGTCGAAATCAATGGTGGCACTTGTTTAATGGAATTTTGGCATAACCGCTGGCGCCGTGCCAATGATGTCCGTCGCTGGGATGATGGCTTCAATGACTATTCGGCTTGCCCACATGTTTTCGACTAGCGATTGGACGGTGAAATAACAACGCCCTTGCTGGATGAACATTGCTTGAGTTAATTATTTAATCAGTAGTTTAAGGGCAGATCACACCTTTAAACGAAACTTCTGCTGCACTTATAATTGTCACGTAGTATTTCCCACTATCATCAATGTCTCATTGTCGTTACCAGCGGGCTATATTCATCTATGTCAGAAACTTCATTTGAGCGGGCAAAACGCTCTTTTATAGCGGCAATATGGGCCACGCTCGCCAGTATCTCCCTTGGGCTGGCGTTTAAAGTTTGGTTAGCACAGTGGGTCGCTAAGAGCGATCTTGCACTCTACCATACCGTTGTCGACATTATCTCACTCTCATTAATTCTATTAAGTGGCTTTCGAACCTCAATGGTGGTGAGCTTCTCGCAAACAAAAAATGCTCAAGACATTACTAATATATTCCGCTACTCGTTGATATTAATGGTGCTACTTACCTGGGGAATAGTTCTCCCCTATATCAAACATCAGCTCAAAATAGATGTTGAATACGTGCAGCTGGTCGGAATTATCCTTGGCATGGGCTTTAAGGTCTATTTCACCAATCAGATAGGCATGTACCGACTGTACCACATTGCTAATAAAGCAATATGGATAGAACCTATGGTGCAAATAGTCCTGTTCTTGTTCTGCTATTACTTACTGCAACAAAGTGCTGTTTCATCACTGTTCTTTAGCTTAATGCTTTCGAGCATCGCCGTTGCAGGCTACATGTTTATTCAGCGTCGTAAAGAGATTGCCACCACGCCACTTGCGCCTGTGCAACTAGACCCTGAAATGCGCAGCTTTGTGAAAAAAAGCATGTTGTCTTCACTCGAGGTTGGCGCAAGTATTCTAATGATTTATATCACCGTTTTACTCACCGTCGCTTACTTTACAGTTGATGAACTCGGTGACTTCCAAGTCGTTGTCAGACCCATGTTCACCTATATGACACTATTGTTTGTGTTCCCCGTCTATCGATATATTCTGCCGGAAATAGCCCAATGCTTACGGCAGGGTCAACATCAACAGATTGCACAAATGCGCCGCTGGTTTTATACGCTAGGTATAACTATTAGCACTGTATTTTTACTCGGTATGATTTTTTATAGCGAGGAGTTGGTCACGCTAATATTCCCAACAACTTATGCCACTGCAGCCCCGGTATTAATGCACTTTGCGCTATTCTTTGGCTTTATGATGCTTAACGCTTTTCAGGTGGCCTATATCAAAGCCCATGGCCACTTTTTACAAAGTTTATCGATTAGAGTGGCAGGGGTAGTGACGCTAATAACGATGTTTTATATTTTGCGAGTGTTCACTGATAACGTAGTTGCAGTAATACTTGCAATGGGCAGTGGCTACTTGATGATGTTTATCATCTCCAGCATCATTGAATACCGCCTTATCCAACAACATAAACAGGCAGGTACTGAGCTGGCTCAGAGTAATAACTAACTTTACTAGCAGTTATTGCGACGTCAATTGTTCACAAATCGTATCGATAAACCATTGATAACGACTTGGCAGCTGGCGTTGCTTTTTACTGACCATATAAAGCTCTTCAACCACTTCAGACAAAGTGTTAGCAACAAACAAGGGCTGTGGATATTCATCGACGACCATTTTCGGCAAAACGGTAAAACCTAAACCTTTTGAAACGGGTAATAAAATTTGGTTTAGCTGATTTATGTAACCACGCTGCTTAAGCTTACTCATGCCGACAAACTCATTGCCAAACTGTGCACTCAGTAGTTGTTCAGCGTAATAGTGGCCATCAGGATGATTGATAAAACCTACATTTTCCAGCAATTCCAGTGTGATGTCGGTGCCTTTAAAACTTGGCGGTAATACTAAGCATAGTGCTTGCTTGCCTAAATAAAGCTGATTCAGTTCTAGCGATGATTGCCGCTGTGTGACAATACCAATATCAACGCTATTGTCTAATATGCTTTCTATTATCCTGCTATTGGGTGCCGCTTCTAAAGCAACTTGCAGCTGCTCATGTTGTAGTTGGTACTGGACAAATCGCGGATAGAAGTGCATTGCTAGGGCTCCGGAGCAAGCAAAGCGACATGTTCCGGCATGGGGCTCATCAGTCTGCAGCATCTGCAATAGCTGCTCCTCTTCGAGGATTTTACCTTTCGCATACGATAACAACTGCAAGCCAGCGTCAGTGAGCTCAAAGCTTTTACCTATGCGAGTTAACAATAAAGTGCCAATTTGACTCTCGAGCTTATTGATATGCTGAGTTACACCTGGTTGTGTCATAAACAACTGCTCAGCAGTGCGAGTAAAGTGCCCGACCTCTGCAAGTGTAACGAACGTTTTAAGCCACTGTGGGTTCAGCATCGATATCTCATCAAATTAATAAACTGACTAAATCATAACAAAATATAATTAAATTACTATTGGATGATAACCAAAGTTTAGCTCATCGCAGCAACTGGCTTAGAAACGCTGTGATATTAGAAAGGCTGATAGCACAACCCTTCGCTGAAGAGCCAAGCTAACAACAAAACTACAGCGCCTTAGGTATTATCGCTTCAGCATCTACAAACACTTGATTTCGACCATTTTCTTTCGCCTTATAGAGCGCCATATCAGCGATAGCGGCAAACTTAACCATATCGTCAGACTCAGTAGGAATAATACTGGTTACTCCAACACTCACAGTGACATAAGGGCGGGTTGTAGAATTAGAATGGGCAATATTGAGTGCAGCAACATTTTCACAGCAGCGCTGAGCAGGTGATAAACAATCGCGAGTATGTGGCAGAATCACGACAAAC
Encoded proteins:
- a CDS encoding DMT family transporter; amino-acid sequence: MSATALPKMVPAAFMSVVLIWSTTPLGIVWSSESVHPTMAVLLRMLIALLLGSIIILLMRIRLPWNPTARKLYTVSSIGIVGGMLLSYFAARYLPSGTMSLIFGLSPLISGLLAQKILNEPKFSPMRFLALAIAFTGLGIVCSAKLSLASDSWVGLLLILTAVSLFSLSGVLIKTVKINIHPIASTVGALIYSTPMFAIAWLLFDGTVPVDTWQPRSLMAIVYLGVFGSLIGFIAYFYVLQHLNASTVALVTLITPVFAMILGAQLNGEAITQALAIGASFVLTGLALFQFGDQLRTRLIKNASTK
- a CDS encoding DUF3465 domain-containing protein; amino-acid sequence: MIKKGQIVRWNDSKGYGFIRCEVQGSEQATQDVFMHMSALEPMGRRPQVGDVVDFQIEVQADGKQRAFAACIGESESGSDGNKRRKAAIKPVKPQKPIKGVLYRIAIMLVVLAIASFVYNKTIAPMTANTALPVISNAVAADYSPISQAFKQQQSGIQVKSSGVVTRILADDNKGSRHQRFIIKLNNGQTLLIAHNIDLAPKINSLKEGDTVSFYGQYEHNDRGGVVHWTHYDPNGRHLGGWLKHQGKTYQ
- a CDS encoding 3'-5' exonuclease; its protein translation is MSLYKFALAADKSVQIRRALGAETEAYFAAMEAAEQAFFGSITNERNQQKFDWLLLRTHLISRMSDKEVAALADYRVDKVQNIAEHLDGNERQISIVTSDTLAAAITDINAQQWIGFDTETAATFEKGRRNSNPVSLIQIATASHCYLFRMVGRNVSIFKAALAEVLSEQSNILKLGIGLRSDVNAMKRDFNIVLSPMLDLNWLMNQLGAAKQMGTVQIAASVLSLKLPKSKRVTLSNWALPLDMPLSNEQVLYAATDALVALDIYHGLFAQLEPYKVLWPNTIKQRFLGEEKE
- a CDS encoding amidohydrolase, which gives rise to MKNMQKWIYPALFALSCNAHAQTTLIKNVNGYSINNGQLSTFDAIEFKDDKITRLYNKQQPSISSDMRIIDADGKTMLPGLIDAHGHVLGWGLNLMRTNLRGSLSEAEAVERTRQFRQQNPELTWVQGRGWNQVLWQSKTFPTATTLDEHFPDTPVWLRRVDGHAGWANSAAMKLAGINKDSKAPAGGEIIRNEAGEPSGVFIDNAMSLISQAIPPLSITEQEAVLKTAMTDLASLGLTSVHDAGVGSNTIIAYKNLANKDEMPIRVYGMVAAGDSQFNKLMAKGPYQHQSQKLDFSSVKISADGALGSRGAALIEDYSDLHGHKGLLLHSNKQLKSYMLTAMQAGFQVNTHAIGDHANKLVLDSYEALIKQTNTKALRHRVEHAQILRLDDIPRFAKLGVVASMQATHATSDKNMAEDRVGADRIKGAYAWQKLLNANAVIAAGSDFPVESANPFYGLHASVTRQDHDNQPDEGWYTDESMTIAQALTSFTTAAAFSAHQEHQIGSLAKGMKADFIFIDRDIVKTDASQIWQAKVLQTWVDGQVVFNIEDK
- a CDS encoding pirin family protein — its product is MNIIKQYPAHQTTDGDGVNITRLADFSRGHFDPFLMIDELKSDDEADYIGGFPPHPHRGIETFSYILKGGMEHRDQLGNVKAIQAGDVQWMSTGSGVIHSEMPLADTDTGLHGFQIWLNMPASEKMRPARYQDTTTTPIPEYKNTTGAQLRALAGNWQFAGQSLAGPIEELAGSAAIADISIEANGSAELALKQSFVGIYLYSGELIAQGKRYSAQQLLLLDSSKAVNLVTSNTGAGMLLLTGTPIKEEIVHMGPFVMNSQAEIRQAIDDYQSGRFGNIPKTNLET
- a CDS encoding BamA/TamA family outer membrane protein — translated: MMKVIDMDIRLVCCISLCLGIMTPVSVLAAPAANVKTSIDRAETPDNVKEKLLLPYFFNSDSMGLNIGLGGMLSGYFQDQMTIGGTVFGGDVSRGAGLGVWNFKLPKTERFFLSTYGFLGYYPDQRAYAGAGREFIPAGTPLPGSNDSTNLQFLEADGSSNWFDIKLEYALPIGATKDKGMVEYKLENGLLISEPSGGDSWNPLESGATVVVLRQFNRYQSFEFADDELDGTIHAIELGILYDNTDFSVNPSTGSSQYFSVSHDAAWLDSDNEWTFMNLDMSKYFSFGESEYASQRILALNFWTGYSPSWELEYDDQGGRQVTNNAPYNEGATLGGFYRMRGFDQNRFHDKAAIYTSAEYRYTLKYNPIEDINWLKFLRLDWFQVVGFVEAGRVAPEYTASTLLSDLKVDYGLSLRALTAGIVIRFDIAHSDEATNGWVMVDHPF
- a CDS encoding membrane protein translates to MSETSFERAKRSFIAAIWATLASISLGLAFKVWLAQWVAKSDLALYHTVVDIISLSLILLSGFRTSMVVSFSQTKNAQDITNIFRYSLILMVLLTWGIVLPYIKHQLKIDVEYVQLVGIILGMGFKVYFTNQIGMYRLYHIANKAIWIEPMVQIVLFLFCYYLLQQSAVSSLFFSLMLSSIAVAGYMFIQRRKEIATTPLAPVQLDPEMRSFVKKSMLSSLEVGASILMIYITVLLTVAYFTVDELGDFQVVVRPMFTYMTLLFVFPVYRYILPEIAQCLRQGQHQQIAQMRRWFYTLGITISTVFLLGMIFYSEELVTLIFPTTYATAAPVLMHFALFFGFMMLNAFQVAYIKAHGHFLQSLSIRVAGVVTLITMFYILRVFTDNVVAVILAMGSGYLMMFIISSIIEYRLIQQHKQAGTELAQSNN
- a CDS encoding LysR family transcriptional regulator, producing the protein MLNPQWLKTFVTLAEVGHFTRTAEQLFMTQPGVTQHINKLESQIGTLLLTRIGKSFELTDAGLQLLSYAKGKILEEEQLLQMLQTDEPHAGTCRFACSGALAMHFYPRFVQYQLQHEQLQVALEAAPNSRIIESILDNSVDIGIVTQRQSSLELNQLYLGKQALCLVLPPSFKGTDITLELLENVGFINHPDGHYYAEQLLSAQFGNEFVGMSKLKQRGYINQLNQILLPVSKGLGFTVLPKMVVDEYPQPLFVANTLSEVVEELYMVSKKQRQLPSRYQWFIDTICEQLTSQ